Proteins encoded within one genomic window of Larus michahellis unplaced genomic scaffold, bLarMic1.1 SCAFFOLD_34, whole genome shotgun sequence:
- the LOC141737372 gene encoding olfactory receptor 14J1-like produces MSNSSSITQFLLLAFADTRELQLLHFGLFLGIYLAALLANGLIITAIACDHRLHTPMYFFLLNLSVLDLGSISTTVPKSMANSLWDTRAISYKGCVTQVFFFFFCAAAEFYLLTVMSYDRYVAICKPLHYGTLLGSRACVHMAAAAWGSGFLHALLQTANTFSLPLCQGNALDQFFCEIPQILKLSCSDSYLREVGLLVLACFLAFLCFVFIVLSYVQIFRAVLRIPSEQGRHKAFSTCLPHLAVVSLFVSTAVFAYLKPPSISSPSLDVVVAVLYSVVPPAVNPLIYSMRNQELKDALWKLMTRLFSAAINCLLQITHNVIHYTPSPSSVALVRG; encoded by the coding sequence atgtccaacagcagctccatcacccagttcctcctcctggcattcgcagacacacgggagctgcagctcttgcacttcgggctcttcctgggcatctacctggctgccctcctggccaacggcctcatcatcaccgccatcgcctgtgaccaccgcctccacacccccatgtacttcttcctcctcaacctctctgttcttgacctgggctccatctccaccactgtccccaaatccatggccaattccctgtgggacaccagggccatttcctacaaaggatgtgttacacaggtcttttttttctttttctgtgctgcagcagagttttatcttctcactgtcatgtcctatgaccgctacgttgccatctgcaaacccctgcactacgggaccctcctgggcagcagagcttgtgtccacatggcagcagctgcctggggcagtgggtttctccatgctctgctgcaaacggccaatacattttccctgcccctctgccaaggcaatgccctggaccagttcttctgtgaaatcccccagatcctcaagctctcctgctcagactcctacctcagggaagttgggcttcttgtatTAGCatgttttttagcttttctgtgttttgtgttcatcgtgctgtcctatgtgcagatcttcagggccgtgctgaggatcccctctgagcagggacggcacaaagccttttccacgtgcctccctcacctggccgtggtctccctgtttgtcagcactgccgtgtttgcctacctgaagcccccctccatctcctccccatccctggatgtggtggtggctgtgctgtactccgtggtgcctccagccgtgaaccccctcatctacagcatgaggaaccaggagctcaaggatgccctctggaaattaatgaccaggttattttctgcagcaataaactgtctcctgcaaatcactcataatgtaattcattatacgccaagcccgtcttctgtagctttggttaggggttag